The genome window AATTGCTTTAGTTACAACTTCAATAATTATAGAAATTGATTTTGAAGCATCGTCGTTAGCAGGGATTGGAAAATCTATTATTTCAGGATTCGAGTTTGTGTCAACTATTGCAAAAATTGGGATACCAAGTTTTTTACCTTCAGCAACAGCAATATGTTCTTTAGAAATATCTACAACGAAAAGAGCTGCTGGAACTCTTGTCAAGTCGGCGATACTACCAAGGTTTTTTTCAAGTTTTCCTCGCTGACGACTTATCTGAAGTCTTTCTCTTTTCGATAAGTTTTTGTAAGAACTGTCGAGCATCAATTTATCAATTGATGTCATTTTTTTAACTGCTTTACGAATAGTTGGGAAATTTGTTAACATTCCTCCAGACCAACGTTCTGTTACATAAGGCATTCCTATTGCTTTTACTTTTTCTGAAACAAGTTCTTTGGCTTGTTTTTTAGTAGCAACAAAAAGAATTTTTCTTCCCGATTTTGCAATTTGTTTCATTGCCAAAGCTGCATCATCAAGTTTTGTTACAGTTTTGTGCAAGTCAATAATGTGGATTCCATTTTTCTCCATAAAAATGTATGGTGCCATATTTGGATTCCATTTTCTTTTGAGGTGTCCGAAATGTACACCTGCCTCTAATAATTCATTAAAATTTGTTCGTGACATTTAATTAGTTTTTGTTTACATTCTTAACTAAGCAATTGTCGAGTAGCCACATAAATTTGTGAGTCTCAGCAATTTAGATACTAAACAACATTTAGATTAGTCAATTATAGATTATTATTGTGAAATTTTATACTTGATATGATATCCGAACTTCTTACTTATATCGTGTTTCAATTTAAAACATTCGTAAAAGCACAAAGCAAAGATAGAACAGTAGATTATCGTTTACTGAATTGGAATTTCTTACGGGCTTTTTTCTGGCCTGGTTTTTTCCTTTCTACAACTCTGGAATCTCTTGTTAGTAAATTTTTCCCTTTAAGAGTTGTTTTGTCTTCGGCATTTATTTTTACCATAGCTCTTGCTATTGCTAAGCGTAGAGCTTCTGCCTGACCTTTGATTCCACCACCGTCTAAATTGGCTTTTATATCATATTTTTCGTTTGCTTCTAAGGCACTTAATGGCTGACGTACAATATATTGTAATTGTCCGAGTGTGAAATAATCTTGAATTTCACGATTATTTACCATGATTTTTCCTTTTCCTTCACTAACAAATACTCGTGCTATTGCCGATTTTCTTCTTCCTATTGCGTTAATTACTTCCATTGTTTTTATTTAAGAGTATTTAAATCAATTTTTTTAGCATTTTGAGCTTCGTGCGGATGATTTTCGCCTACGTAAACTTTAAGGTTACGAAACAATGCACTGCCTAATCTGTTTTTAGGAAGCATTCCTTTCACAGCATGTTCTACCAGCTTTCTGGGGTCTTTTGCTTTTATAGCTTCAGGAGAAATTCTTTTTTGCCCTCCGGGATAACCAGAATGCGAAAAGTGTTCTCTGTCAGTCATTTTGTTTCCTGTCAATATAACTTTTTCAGAATTTATTACAATTACATTGTCTCCGCAATCTACATGAGGAGTAAATTCAGGTTTGTATTTTCCTCTTAAAAGTTTAGCTACTTTTGTTGATAACCTTCCTAATATTTCATTATCCGCATCTACAAGTACCCATTCTTTATTGACAGTTTCCTTGTTTGCTGATATGGTTTTATAACTTAATGTATCCACTTTACTCCCTAACTTTTTAATTAATACTTAAATACACAATTTTAACTTCAAATTTTAATAGCTCGCAAAAGTAGAATTAATTTTCTAAAACAAAAAACTTTATTTTAAAATTATTTTATGAATTTACAAATTGGTAGTTTTATGCATTATCCAATAGAAAATTATACTACTCACAATTATTTTAACAGATAAGAATATTCAAATGTTTGATGTAATTTCCTGAAATATTTTCTTAGAGGCACTATTTAGAGGTACTATTTCGAATGTGTTGAAATATTTATCCAATAATACCCATAACCTTCAATTTCAAAATCACTATTCTGTTTATTATTTATTGCTTGCCCAAGAATATCAAATTTTGGTAAATTGTATGTCGGTAAGCTTACTAATTTTTTTGAAGAGGATAAGTTTTGAATTACAAGAACTATTTCATCTTTAAATTCTCGTTTGTATGCAAGAATGTCATCGTAGTTTCTGTTTTGTAGGTTTTCAAGATTTACCCATTCAATTTTGCCGCGACTGAAGCA of Bacteroidota bacterium contains these proteins:
- the rpsB gene encoding 30S ribosomal protein S2; this encodes MSRTNFNELLEAGVHFGHLKRKWNPNMAPYIFMEKNGIHIIDLHKTVTKLDDAALAMKQIAKSGRKILFVATKKQAKELVSEKVKAIGMPYVTERWSGGMLTNFPTIRKAVKKMTSIDKLMLDSSYKNLSKRERLQISRQRGKLEKNLGSIADLTRVPAALFVVDISKEHIAVAEGKKLGIPIFAIVDTNSNPEIIDFPIPANDDASKSISIIIEVVTKAISEGIEERKMEREKEREEAPIQKPKSESKAKRGGQRKARKTENLGN
- the rpsI gene encoding 30S ribosomal protein S9, with the protein product MEVINAIGRRKSAIARVFVSEGKGKIMVNNREIQDYFTLGQLQYIVRQPLSALEANEKYDIKANLDGGGIKGQAEALRLAIARAMVKINAEDKTTLKGKNLLTRDSRVVERKKPGQKKARKKFQFSKR
- the rplM gene encoding 50S ribosomal protein L13 — protein: MDTLSYKTISANKETVNKEWVLVDADNEILGRLSTKVAKLLRGKYKPEFTPHVDCGDNVIVINSEKVILTGNKMTDREHFSHSGYPGGQKRISPEAIKAKDPRKLVEHAVKGMLPKNRLGSALFRNLKVYVGENHPHEAQNAKKIDLNTLK